The Glycine soja cultivar W05 chromosome 9, ASM419377v2, whole genome shotgun sequence sequence GCGTGCCCTCCATTTGAAAGCATTGATGGGTTGTGTGGATCCATAAGCCTGCAAGAAATGGTCAGGGACAACATACATCATGTGCCTCACACTCCTCTCAGTCCCCACAACAGCAAGCACCGAATTCCCCAAAGCGTCCTTCAGGTAAAAGTGAATCACTCGGTTCCCACGCTCCTGACATATCACCTGCTCCTCCCACGTCACGAAAACACCGCCAcagccaccaccaccaccagacattcTTAAACCTACGATGGGTCGTTCCGAGACCGACGTGAATTGGACTAGGAAAAACCCTAACACGCCACACCGCCCCCCTAACTTAAAACCATTCTACAATAACAAAAcctgaaaaagaaaatagaaataataattataacaaaaatgaagGCGCAAAGTAAAAGGGGATCAGGTTcttgagagaaagagagtgagACGTCACCGAGAAttgaagagagagagtgaggTCCGAGGAAGCGGAAGTGAAGTCATACAATGCTCGGGGAAGggggggagaaaaaaaaaagaagacaacaAATGTTAAAGAGCATTCATTGTAGTGTGTAACTAGGAGCGGGACGAGGTTTGTTTGTGTGACGAAACGAAAGCTGAGATTTTGCGAGGTGGGGCCAGCTGGGTTCAATGGAGAAGAAACCAGAAGACCcagagagaaaaaacaaaacaaaacaaaaaagagactCAAAAAGAGTCTTTGTTGAGGGGTTTGGGTCCGTTTTTTTGGGCAATGGGGCAGAGAGGAAAGGGGTTTGGGTTTGGAGCTGCTGTCAAGTGAGTCACCTTTCTCTTCACTTCTTCTGTTTCTGTGCCATGTGGTGACTGGTGAATGAATCAACGGGGGAGGGGAAGAGAGAAACAAGGAAGAGAAGAACCAAACCAAGAACCCCAGAGGGTATAATGGGAAttgtatttctttctcttttgagGGATATTCCGGTGCAGCACATGTATTCTTTTCACTGACACGTGGCATTTCCCATGGAGTTGTGTGCGATTCTATTTGACTACTCTCCTCCTTCGTAAGCCCCATGCCGTTATCttctttttaataaatctattatacctttttttatgatgaaattttaatttatattaattttgtatttgtctAATGTTTTGCGAATATTATGCTCTAGGGATGGTGATGTGGCTCTAATAGAGACCAAATGATGATGGAGTGATGATCGTCATCACTTTGATATAGTAATATGTAAGGATGATCATTTGTAGAACTTTGACGTtgaaaatcaagaaaattttaGAAGTGCATGTTTCTCATCAAAAAGTAAGAATCATATCAATTTATGTGTTGAAGAGCTATTCTAATGACTCAAGACAATAATGTTaggacaaaaattaattatgtacgATATAAGGTTTTGACATTGGAACGAGGGAGTGGCGGTgaagttaaacaaaaaaactatGGTCAATATGAAATTGATACATACAAGTATGAATCATATCCAAAACAACGATAAACATAATGTTGATAGATATTTGGGTTCTAGTTTACTTATCTAGGCACCTCAATTTTaacaaaacatatttataagttataaaaacaaaacttaaatGATCTGTATCCTAGGTCTTGGAGCAAGGTATTATAATCACATTGAAATATTTACGTAATTGGTATATAACCCTCAAAACTTAAGAATAACGATGCAATTGTTATGAGCATGTGTCCATCAATAAATGATATCGTCATTTTATATAACTTCCTTAGATCTATTGGGTCAAAAAATAagagaacttttatttttttcatttaaagaattttaattaaatgtggccatatttattaagtattgtcacttttgtttcctttattttgtaattttacctttagtttaattttttaatcattagaatattttattttatcattttctcttaTATGAAATaacaattgttaaaataaaaaatttaaatcctcAAGTAAATTTTGGTACTTCGAGAGAATAATTGTTCATTTTGACTGAAAGGATATCCGAAGTAACCAATGTaataagtttaataaaataaattatttcatataatatatagagagacatattttatgaaaaatcttATGAGGGTGAGAGGATTATATCTAAAGCGTATAAGCATATATGGAGGGTTAAGATTTAATGTAAAAAACTTAcatgattttttgaaaattcataTGACTTTATAAGTGATCATATGATTGagactattataataaatttcattaaataatattttttttaattcgtgTTGATTCTAATGTCTCTTACGCATATGATTCTAGGATGTTTTGTTGTAATGGTCAAATATCGCATTTTTATCTTGGACTTAGTCTGAACCCTAATCCCAATCTCAAACCAATTAAAAACACAACAACCTCGACCCTCTTCCCCTCTTTCAAAATCATACATAAACTTTGAAAAAATGTGATGCATGGACATCACCACCAGCGTCATGACATCCCCACCACCTCCTTGGCAACGTTGACCTTGAACACAATACTTAAGGCATCAACAACGTCGATTAAAGGTTGGTAGTTGTGGACGACGTCCTCTTGCATTTGGGCAAATGTGGTTGACATTGATGTGAAAAAGCTTGAGTTCCTTGTCGAGGTAATCACGCGTGAAGAAGAGAGTTCATTGGAGATGTATGATTGTTGTGATGTCGAGCGTAAGTCCGAAGATAGTTAATCATATGTAAGTCAGTTAACTATACCAAATTACCATCGAGGATAtgcaaaaatgttttatttttacatgaaCGAAGTTAATACTAAATTTTTGTTgaggaaaaaataatacttttttaaatattacaggaatccaaacatattttactcttaataaaattatagggGCATACATagtaattttacttattttacacACATGGACAAACAGAAAAGATGATCTATTGCTATGTTTGTATTTTCTCTCTGTATTTTTGTttctctaataaatattttgacttgtttaagaaaagaattgattaaatattttctctaaaaattgGTAGTTGATGAACTTCTCATTGAGTTTgactctatttttaaaaataatttttgtgatgatttttagtccttaatagtgttgagtttaaatattttacatatgtGTGTTTTGTGATAATTTGTAATCATCcgaaattgtatttttgttatcAGAAATAACATTGTTGAAGGGGAGAGACTAAATTCAAGTGTTTTCAAAGTCTGAGGACTAAAATAATTGATTCAAAAGTATAATcactaaaataatttctttctgAATATATAAcgataaaaatacattttatccttaattaatCTCATTGAAAATTTCACCAAGCCCACCTAGTAATCGACCAATCTCACATTTGTAATTGATGAATCTCAAAACTATATTAACCaattcatgaattaaattaattatttattcttttattagatTGATTCATTTGaaccattaaataaaatatatgtccAACAATTTTGACAGGGAAATGACAAAAAGAGAATTAGGATCTGAACTAATTTTCACAGCGTAGCATGTAGGGTAATGCTGAATCGGTATCTGAATTTAAGAATAGTCTACGAATACGACAtccttagttaaaaaaattgttccaaAGGGCATACatactttattaaaaattaacttggcCAAGTTACAATGAAGTAAAGCCTATATATCCATAACCTTAAGGAGTTATTTGAATAAAGTAAGATAAGGTTTTGTAGATGATAAATTACAGGTTCAAACTTTCATTTGTATTTTTGAAGTGAGATAAATACAATTTGCGAGGTACAGTGGTATATATAAATGTTCTTTAAATCTCGAGGTTTTTCTTACCTTGAATTGGAATGCCATTAAGAAAAGCACTAAATCGATGATAGaatgtgtttataatttttgtaatcatactttaaatgataaataaaccGTTATATAAAAAGTATTGCAAAACTCAAATCTATATTAAAGTATTAAAGGCAGTTGACCTTTTCACAAATTTGGAACCCAATTAAGAAAGGACAAGATGGTGGGGAATGCAAGGTGGTAGGTTCCACACCCTTTACTACATTGAGGGCAGGGAAAGATAAGGCATGAAGAAGATAAGGTTTGGTGTATTGTAGGTAGAAATAGTATAGTTGCTGTCAACAACACCTTCATTTTCATCCACAAAAGGGTCAGTGGTATATATTGCACAAGTTTAATGTGACACTGAGAAGCCGAAGAAGATGAAAAACCTTGCTTTGATAAGAGTACTTTCTCACATTCTTAGGTTCTCCAATGatcaatccatctctttctgcTCTATTCATTTCCCAAATCCATTAAAGTACCAGGAATAGTCTGGGATATGGGAAAGAATATAATTCAAACACTAGCTAAcatctaaatttttttccaTCAGTGTGAGTGATGAAAATTTTCAACTGTGGAGTCTGGCACTTAAAAAATGGGAattcaaggcttgataacccttgcTTTCTTGGGTCCTGGCTTCCAAGGGCCCAGTTGGGGAAGAGGTTTGGACAActtcagaattttttttatcattaaagacATCTTCCAATCAATAGTTAGAAAACTAATTCCTTTCGAGGTATAAAAATTACCAAAATAACTTTTGTATCTCTCaacaaaattttcttaatttacatATTCAGGAATCAAATCTTGACAACATGTTTAAGAAACCCTGTTATATCACATATATGTGTTGAATCTTATTGGTAAACAACCTCGGATCCATGATATGCATTGTTTTGAGTTGCTTTAGCAACCCCATTTCTGCTATTCTCATTACAGTTATCTTTAGGGGCAGGGCAATACATGCACTGTTTCCCAATTGGTGGTGCTACTTATTTCATGGATACTATCCATACTAGATAGTTGGAACTTGTTTGTAGTTATCTTAGAGTTCTTCATCCTTGGTCTGAATTTTTATAATGATGATGTTACTCATAGCAAAATTTAGAATTTATGAGAGTCaaagaagaaaatggaaaaataaaaataaaaatgagtgtAAGAATGACAATGGTTAAGGTATAATAAGATACCATATTATCCACCTTCATActcgaattttaaaaaataatccataCTCGCCTTCATATTTATACtgttaataacttttaattttcatcttcataatatataaataaataaagttttctaatatattatgatacaatttcattatttaattaacattttaaaagaatagcttataaacataatttaaaaacgaaaatattgtaatttaaaacattaaagtataaataataataataataacagttTATCTCGATTTCTATCTTTAATTTAAAACGAAAATATCTCGACTTGATCTTGTTAGTTGAGAAACAGATTATACAGTATCCAactcaaataacaagataaaataaaataaaaaattttgtttttctgctTTATCAGTTTCgatttaattcaaaatcattCTATCATCTCTATTATTATCACTCTACATGTTTGGTTAATTGGTTTATTGGTTGAAGCCAGAATGAAACAAGAATATAGCAGCCCATGAAAGATTAAGCGGTAGCGGCGTTCTGATTCATctcaattcattaatttattcgtctcatatttaagaagttttttttttcctgatatatttaagaagttaattAAACTTAGACTCTacagtgtatttttttaattttttataaataaaacttataagcaattaaatacttaaaaaaatctatGACTAATAAACCGTCAACATTAACAAAACACATAAGTTAGTGTTTGAAATTGatcacaaaattcaaataatatttttttaaaattaaaaaataaaatatcttaattaaaaagtttttttattatttttaattagaatatttCGTCTTTCACTTTTAAAAATCTAGTATTTTAATCCTTCTAAAATAATCTTAACTTCTTTTAGCTTCTCATCTTTTTCCcgcttttcttcttcctcttttgttTTCGATATGATTTTCATCTGTCTTCTATATacattcttttatcttctataaGCTTTtcgtttttgttcttctttctcttctatcTCAACACATGCTACTTCTCTTGTCGACGGTATGTATGTGTGCttctttcttacttttttattcttgtatTTCAATGCTCGCTTCTTCCTctatttcatattaaaatatgtGCATCGCagaaaaaattagttttaaaaatagacttaaataaattttaatttttaataagcattcaatttttgtgtttattttttaataaatttttatttttcgttaaatcttcaataaaataataattttatttttgatctttgacatttttttagtcTCCCATAAGTTAGCGAACTTTGTGTTTGCTTCtcgataatttttttacttgtaaTTAGAAAGCTATTAGCATTATTGATATATGACGTCACGGGTCATGGGTGTCATGTTATTACTCAATGCTCAGACACGCAACATTAGAAATCATGCAAGGCAAATATCATcgaatatttataattagtgaaataattaaaagttttaaactcTTAATATGTTAAatgctatatttttatttcttaaataattcTTTAACAAGCAGCATCCATATAGAACTATCATTGATAGAATCATAGAACCTATTCGGGTCAGCCATAATTAGTTATGAGAGTTTGAAAAACATCCACGAAATTCTAACTTCAATAGGACTTATtatagattaaataaaataaaatattgataacaAATAAACCAACAACCACCCAAGGCAACATGTCCTAGCATCCCCACCCACATATTCATAACTCCCAGTGCAAGTAACAGCCAAATTTCAAACATgacataaaatatacaaatactAAATGCATAGCTAGACATATCGTATGGGATTCTTAATTTACTTAATTAACGCGTGTAATCCGCAGTTTTTGTCTTACACGGGTCAATGGTCATAATGATTAATGTGCATCTTCTCCTATATACACTGGTTATGTCCATGCATATTTGGTTTAAGCAAAGTACTTGTAATTAAGTTGATTCCCATCTCTTATATATAATTCTGTTTCTTATAGGAACAGAGAAAATAATAGAGGGTGAGAAATGGCTCTCAGATGGGTTCTCTACTCAGCTTGCCATGTTTTGGGGTACCCTATGAGCAACACTGAAGAAGAGGCGGAGTGCAAAAAGGGGTTGTGCCTTGCAAACAATTTCAATGAGGTTGATCAATACTACCCTTCTTCAGGGTTTCAAATGCCACTTCACTATCCACGCTACACCAAACAAGACTATGAGAGCATGGAGGAGTGGACTGTGGACTTGCTTCTTAAGCAATATGGGTTAAGTTTCAAGGGTACCCTTCACGAGAAGAGAGCTTTTGCAATGGGAGCATTCTTGTGGCCGGATCAATATTGAATGAGTTTTTCCCTAAAAGTCTTTATGCTAATAAATTGTTTGCAATGTAGACTTG is a genomic window containing:
- the LOC114425092 gene encoding uncharacterized protein LOC114425092, which produces MALRWVLYSACHVLGYPMSNTEEEAECKKGLCLANNFNEVDQYYPSSGFQMPLHYPRYTKQDYESMEEWTVDLLLKQYGLSFKGTLHEKRAFAMGAFLWPDQY